aaaaaGGGGGAAATAAAAGCAGCCACTTTGCGAAACAAGATCTTTTTCGTATTGTTAACCGATATTATTAACTAAAACTACAAGTTGGCATACACAATTAATACATCATGCATGGCTGGTTACTAAAATAAGGCAAAtccaagaaataaataataaaggtACGAAGAAATGATCTAGGAagtttgtgatatatatatatatatatatagagagagagagagagagagagtaatcaAGAGATCAAAGCACCAGAATCTGAAGAAGAAACTGTGAGGGCTTTGAACTGGCACTCGGTCCTTTGGAGGAAAAGCATGGCTTCCTTGAAGGGTTTTGAAAGCTCTTGCTCGTACTTTGTCAGCATCTCACAGTAGGCTTCCATGAACTGATCCAGCGCCGGATCTTCACCGATGCAGCCCGTACCTGTCTGGCCCATTGTGGCCGCTGAAACACACGTTTCTTCTAGTCGTGCCACCACCTCAGGAGGCGCTCCGACCTGTTTTGTGCAAAACCTCATAAGAAAACTTGTTGGGAGTCGGGAAAATGGGCAAAATTTAACAGATGTTAGGGCCCATTTAAAGGGTCTTGACTTCACTTTCTCTTTTTTACCGGGGAGTAAACATGATAATAAAAGATTATGGAAGGACTTCGATGTTATGCTTatgcatattataattttcagatCCAAGCTTGGGTGAAAAAGTGCCCAAAGACAAACGAATGCCGATCATTTTCAGGCACTGGATTATAGGGATTTGTATGTTTAATTTCAACAAAGAAGAGAGAAACAATGAGCATGCGCTAAAGGGAAGGAGAGGATTGTCTCTTTGAGTTGATGGGTGTTGGAAGTtcgaattaaaaaatttagctCTTTTTTACCTTTTGGCAATTGACATAGGCAGTCAAGAGCCGTTGGTAGTGAGGATGAGCCATGATCTTAACCTTCTCGGCGGAACTGCTGCTCTGGATGTTGCCGTTGTTGTTCTCCATGAAATAACAGCCAGTGTTGCTATTATTGTTCTGGTCATGAAAAACGAAAGAGGAGATGTTACTGCGGTTTTGATTTTGATCGTGATTGTTGGTGGGAGGTATAGGGAGGAGTAGACTATTAGTGTCTGCATTAGGATGATGATGACTATGAGAAGTCATTAGAGGCATCATCATCACTGGACATAAGCCATAGTTGTTTTCTCCAAAAGCCATCATACAAGAAGTGCCATTAGAACCACTCTCCATTATCTCTTTCTCCTCGCACTTTCTTATTCTAACCTAGTTCACTTGGATTTTCTATACGTCacaaaccctctctctctctctctctacgcaATCTTTTTGCTATAAAGAAAACTGTCTCTCCGGGCTCTCCCGGGTTTTTTGCTACAACTTTCAGGCTTTTTACTGGAAATCCTAAGTAGTGATAGTGGTAGTAGTCAGTTATTGAAGTAGTAGTGGTTTTCTCTCTTAGGGTGGACTGGTATGGCAAAGGCTGCTCAGATTTCCTTTGGAATTTGGGTGTTCATCTTTATGCTCGTTAAAAGcattaactctctctctctctctctgaggcACATAAACACAGACGCTCTCTCTATGTAAAGCTTCTATGAATGGAGTGGAAGAGAGAGATTCATCTGGCACAGAGCGCACACGGACTGGGCTGCAGATAGAGAGACAAAGCGCTTAAACAAGAAGGGGCAGTGGCTCATGTAAATGCCTAGAGGCACAGGTGCAAAGCTTTACCTTCCCAATGAAAACTCTTCCCTCTTTTCTTGCACTGTCACTGACGCACTGCCATTACTGGCAAAACtagaataagagagagagagaaaaatatttcgtagagagagaaagagaacgaTCAAATCGAGGAAGAGCCGAGAGATCGCCTACTAGGAGTGACGGATGGAGGAAGGCAAAGGATTTTGGGGCACGGAATCACTCTCTATATCTCTCGACACTGTACCCTATCTTTCTTGCAACTATACTGGTGCTTGATAGCAATCTGTCCACTCATTTAATATTCGCTTGCTTATTGTCCTCTTCTTCCTCCCAAACCCAAACCTCTCTCTCCAgttctcttttaaatttttaatatttaggaTAGGAAGCGTTGCAGCCGTTGCTGCCAAGGCCGGATGTAATCAGCAACACGACGTCGCAGTACTCTTCTTTGAAAGTcaaaaaaaccctaaaataaaataaaataaaagaattaccCTTATCCCTAAGTTGAATTTGGTCAGATAAAATCTTTTCCAAGTTTATACTCTCTCCCATCTCTCGGTCTCTACCCTAATTAGTATTATTTGTCTGGGCTGTGATCCCATCTAATCCATAGTTATTTGcattgaaaaaagtgagtctGCAGCGAAAGAAAAAGCAGGTAAAGTTTATAAGTGGGACAGTCCGAATGtctcttcccctctctctctcactagcTACCCTCTACATCTTATAGGGTTACTCGATCTCGAAAGTCGTAGAGCTGTACGCGTAGTAGCTCGGGCTCCCCACCTC
This genomic interval from Juglans regia cultivar Chandler chromosome 3, Walnut 2.0, whole genome shotgun sequence contains the following:
- the LOC109008556 gene encoding homeobox protein SBH1-like codes for the protein MESGSNGTSCMMAFGENNYGLCPVMMMPLMTSHSHHHPNADTNSLLLPIPPTNNHDQNQNRSNISSFVFHDQNNNSNTGCYFMENNNGNIQSSSSAEKVKIMAHPHYQRLLTAYVNCQKVGAPPEVVARLEETCVSAATMGQTGTGCIGEDPALDQFMEAYCEMLTKYEQELSKPFKEAMLFLQRTECQFKALTVSSSDSGGGEAVDRSGSSEEEVDLNNNLIDPQAEDRELKGQLLRKYSGYLGSLKQEFMKKRKKGKLPKEARQQLLDWWSRHYKWPYPSESQKLALAESTGLDQKQINNWFINQRKRHWKPSEDMQFVVMDAAHPQYYMDNVLGNPFSMDISPTML